From Gimesia panareensis, the proteins below share one genomic window:
- a CDS encoding cytochrome-c peroxidase produces the protein MKVSEHRSYPLLLKLSVVTAMFMGLTCAQSGTAQAAEKKSNKVQLGTDELTLGVPGKGPLTKAEIKEWLDNPENHQILEVTLPLGLSAGQAQMKGLKENPLTRAKVELGRQLYFDTRLSSDNTISCASCHHPDEGWGRHTQFGIGVRDQEGGRNSPISYNRILSGPQFWDGRAATLEAQAVGPIANPIEMANTHENAVKTLKKIPGYKMQFKKIFKDGVTIDNVGKAIAAFERAVVTGPSPFDYQEQLKPFLKLDKEDLEDLKEEYEPALAMAKKHPMSKSAKRGMDLFFSEKVNCAACHLGPNLADEKYHNLGVGMDAKKPDLGRYEVTKAEKDKGAFKTPTIRNVALSAPYMHDGSLETLEEVVEHYNKGGTPNPWLSEKVKKLNLSDQDKKDLVAFMKACTGPFPKVETGRLPE, from the coding sequence ATGAAAGTATCGGAACACCGAAGCTACCCGCTCCTGTTGAAGCTCAGCGTTGTTACTGCGATGTTCATGGGACTGACCTGTGCACAGTCAGGCACAGCACAGGCTGCAGAGAAAAAATCCAACAAGGTGCAACTGGGAACAGATGAACTGACCCTGGGCGTCCCCGGCAAAGGTCCTCTCACCAAAGCCGAAATCAAGGAATGGCTCGACAATCCTGAAAACCACCAGATTCTGGAAGTCACCCTGCCCCTGGGCCTCAGCGCCGGTCAGGCACAAATGAAAGGGCTCAAAGAAAATCCGCTGACCCGGGCCAAAGTCGAACTGGGCCGCCAGCTCTATTTCGACACGCGGCTCTCCAGCGACAACACCATCAGCTGTGCCAGCTGCCATCATCCCGATGAAGGCTGGGGCCGACATACCCAGTTCGGTATCGGCGTCCGTGACCAGGAAGGGGGCCGCAACTCGCCCATCAGTTACAACCGGATTCTGAGCGGTCCGCAATTCTGGGATGGTCGCGCTGCAACTCTGGAAGCCCAGGCCGTCGGTCCGATCGCCAACCCGATTGAAATGGCAAACACACACGAGAATGCCGTCAAAACACTCAAGAAGATCCCCGGATACAAAATGCAGTTCAAAAAGATCTTCAAGGATGGTGTCACCATCGATAACGTGGGGAAAGCCATCGCGGCCTTCGAACGGGCCGTGGTCACCGGACCGTCTCCCTTCGACTACCAGGAACAGCTCAAGCCGTTCCTTAAACTCGACAAGGAAGATCTGGAAGACTTGAAGGAAGAATACGAACCGGCGCTGGCGATGGCGAAAAAACATCCCATGTCGAAAAGCGCCAAGCGGGGCATGGACCTGTTTTTCAGCGAAAAGGTCAACTGTGCCGCCTGTCATCTGGGCCCGAACCTGGCCGATGAAAAATATCACAACCTCGGCGTCGGCATGGATGCGAAGAAACCGGACCTGGGTCGCTATGAAGTCACCAAAGCTGAAAAAGACAAAGGTGCTTTCAAGACTCCCACGATTCGCAACGTCGCACTCAGCGCACCTTACATGCACGATGGATCGCTGGAGACGCTGGAAGAAGTCGTGGAACATTATAACAAAGGGGGAACTCCTAACCCCTGGCTGAGTGAAAAAGTCAAAAAGCTGAACCTGTCCGATCAGGATAAAAAAGATCTCGTCGCCTTCATGAAAGCCTGCACCGGCCCCTTCCCGAAAGTGGAAACGGGACGGCTGCCGGAATAA
- a CDS encoding ABC transporter ATP-binding protein: MTTHSHSSRQQFEEYKTEFRETQLTAQKKQANRDRSSGELVRSFLGLLKNYRASVLFSLGTLTIATLLALIPPAATKFVVDYVLDQKPLPVDLPTWIPHEPWPLLVTITVGVILISMVRIALQIWGRWHATRITKLIQMKVRKLVFAHAVRLPLHRVQELKSGGATSILREDAGSVGELVFGMLYNPCRAIIQLLGSLIILALVDWRLLLGALFLVPLVYLTHRTWISRIRPQHRKVRQQRVAVDALATESFGGMRVVRAFGRQRSETTRVLRGNHLMGRQELYAWWWSRLIEIVWETLIPVASACLLLYGGWQVLQGQLTLGDLVMFLAYLLMLLGPLAMLAQSAAQFQNSLSGLDRVLDLLDEPREMESETARSITRAEIEGRITFQDVSFQYPGSLQYALQEISIDIEPGETIALVGPSGAGKTTFCNLVARFYDPTAGQVLLDGQDLKNLDVESYRHLIGVVEQDVFLFDGSVAENIGYGNRHASLEEIQHAAEIANADEFIQQLPQGYQTVIGERGVKLSGGQRQRLAIARAILADPRILILDEATSNLDTESERLIQDSLGTLMQHRTCFVIAHRLSTITHANRIVVFEGGRITETGTHETLMESEGKYREMVLLQTSPAEVS, translated from the coding sequence ATGACTACACATTCGCACTCCAGTCGCCAGCAGTTCGAAGAATATAAAACGGAATTTCGTGAAACCCAGCTCACGGCACAGAAAAAACAGGCCAACCGGGACCGCTCTTCCGGGGAACTGGTCCGCAGCTTTCTGGGACTGCTTAAGAACTACCGCGCGTCGGTTCTGTTCTCCCTGGGTACGCTCACGATCGCGACACTGCTCGCGTTGATTCCCCCTGCCGCTACTAAATTTGTGGTCGACTATGTACTCGATCAGAAACCGCTGCCCGTCGACCTTCCCACCTGGATCCCTCACGAGCCCTGGCCGCTGCTGGTCACAATCACCGTCGGCGTGATCCTGATCTCGATGGTCCGGATCGCGCTGCAGATCTGGGGCCGCTGGCATGCGACACGCATCACCAAGCTGATTCAGATGAAAGTCCGCAAGCTGGTCTTCGCACACGCCGTCCGTCTCCCCCTGCATCGCGTTCAGGAACTCAAATCGGGCGGCGCGACCAGCATCCTCCGCGAAGATGCCGGCAGCGTCGGCGAACTGGTATTCGGCATGCTCTACAATCCCTGTCGCGCCATTATCCAGTTGCTGGGCAGTCTGATCATCCTGGCCTTGGTCGACTGGCGATTGCTGCTCGGTGCGCTGTTTCTGGTTCCGCTGGTCTACCTCACACATCGGACCTGGATCAGTCGCATTCGTCCGCAACATCGTAAAGTCCGCCAGCAGCGGGTCGCCGTCGATGCTCTGGCGACCGAATCGTTTGGCGGCATGCGCGTGGTCCGTGCGTTTGGCAGGCAACGCTCCGAAACCACCCGCGTCCTCCGCGGCAATCACCTGATGGGCCGCCAGGAACTCTATGCCTGGTGGTGGTCGCGGCTGATTGAAATCGTCTGGGAAACACTGATCCCGGTTGCCTCCGCCTGCCTGCTGCTCTACGGAGGCTGGCAGGTTCTGCAGGGACAGCTCACCCTGGGGGACCTGGTCATGTTCCTGGCCTACCTGCTGATGCTGCTCGGACCACTGGCCATGCTCGCCCAGAGTGCCGCCCAGTTCCAGAACAGCCTCTCCGGCCTGGATCGCGTGCTCGATCTGCTCGACGAGCCGCGTGAAATGGAATCAGAGACAGCCAGGAGCATTACCCGCGCTGAAATCGAAGGGCGGATCACCTTCCAGGATGTCAGCTTCCAGTACCCCGGTTCACTGCAGTACGCCCTGCAGGAGATCTCGATCGATATCGAACCGGGCGAAACCATCGCGCTGGTCGGTCCTAGTGGAGCCGGCAAAACAACGTTCTGTAATCTGGTCGCCCGATTTTATGATCCCACCGCCGGTCAGGTTCTGCTCGATGGACAGGATCTGAAAAATCTCGACGTGGAAAGCTATCGGCACCTGATCGGCGTCGTGGAACAGGATGTCTTTCTGTTTGACGGATCGGTGGCCGAAAATATCGGCTACGGCAACCGGCATGCTTCACTGGAAGAAATTCAGCACGCCGCCGAAATCGCTAATGCCGATGAATTCATTCAACAGTTGCCTCAAGGCTATCAGACCGTGATCGGAGAACGGGGCGTCAAGCTGAGTGGCGGACAACGACAGCGACTGGCCATCGCCCGGGCGATTCTGGCCGACCCCAGAATATTAATTCTTGATGAAGCGACCAGTAATCTGGACACCGAAAGCGAACGTCTCATCCAGGACAGCCTCGGCACGCTGATGCAGCATCGCACCTGCTTTGTCATCGCGCATCGCCTGAGCACGATTACACATGCCAATCGCATTGTCGTGTTCGAAGGGGGACGCATCACCGAAACAGGCACACATGAAACGTTGATGGAATCAGAGGGTAAGTATCGCGAAATGGTGCTGCTGCAGACCAGCCCCGCTGAAGTGAGCTGA
- a CDS encoding DUF1559 domain-containing protein: MGTRLRRRAFTLIELLVVIAIIAILIALLLPAVQQAREAARRSQCKNNLKQLGLAFHNYHDTFGCLPNGSHPTPSYPGGGYHMGWAPKIFPYIDEAPRVHAMQGFSKNPITELGPWRLDGAPHNGRSEIWGPIPVFSCPSSALGNRSPDIVNSTLPWIATQGALHYRACAGRVDDVTNPSDGNNWRWANTGLMYPLSNTKFRDVIDGTTNTILLGESSSSYGWSSSMKAGWGGIQPWTWGIYWYTDTRRLMLDSKNIQFPINYRGDFGTNHTPYTSYHVGGAHFMMADGSVHFISQNIDLGLFKGLGTRAKGEVLGEW, translated from the coding sequence ATGGGCACTCGTTTAAGACGCAGAGCATTTACGTTAATTGAACTTCTGGTCGTCATCGCCATTATTGCAATCCTGATTGCATTACTCTTACCGGCGGTACAGCAGGCACGGGAAGCAGCCCGACGCTCTCAGTGCAAAAACAATCTCAAACAACTGGGACTCGCGTTCCACAACTACCATGACACTTTTGGATGTCTCCCCAACGGCAGCCATCCGACTCCTTCCTACCCCGGTGGTGGCTACCACATGGGCTGGGCTCCCAAAATCTTTCCTTACATCGATGAAGCGCCCCGGGTGCATGCGATGCAGGGGTTTTCCAAAAACCCGATTACCGAACTCGGCCCCTGGCGACTGGATGGCGCACCGCATAACGGCAGGAGTGAAATCTGGGGACCGATTCCGGTCTTTTCCTGTCCCTCTTCCGCATTGGGCAATCGGTCACCTGACATCGTGAATTCGACGCTCCCCTGGATTGCCACTCAGGGCGCCCTGCACTATCGCGCCTGTGCCGGGCGCGTAGACGATGTCACCAACCCTTCGGATGGGAATAACTGGCGCTGGGCCAATACCGGTCTGATGTATCCGTTGAGTAACACCAAATTCCGGGACGTCATTGACGGCACAACCAATACGATCCTGCTCGGGGAATCATCCTCTTCGTACGGCTGGTCCTCTTCCATGAAAGCTGGCTGGGGAGGCATCCAGCCCTGGACCTGGGGCATCTACTGGTATACCGATACCAGGCGACTCATGCTGGACAGCAAGAACATCCAGTTCCCCATTAACTATCGCGGTGATTTTGGGACGAACCACACCCCCTACACCAGTTATCATGTCGGTGGGGCACACTTCATGATGGCCGACGGTTCCGTCCACTTCATCAGTCAGAATATCGATCTCGGACTGTTTAAGGGACTGGGCACCAGGGCCAAAGGCGAAGTTCTGGGTGAATGGTAA
- a CDS encoding PSD1 and planctomycete cytochrome C domain-containing protein, whose product MPDLLKPLIMVSALFLTGKICAAEDVNFSRDVLPILSDRCFHCHGPDPNHREAGLRLDLREAATENRDGTTAVVPGKPQESELLARISTSDSDLLMPPIDSHRKPLTKPQIETIRKWIQQGAQWGRHWSFESPTKVKFNAEETKQHPVDVLVQRKLAAEGLSLSPAASKRTLIRRVSFDLTGLPPTPAEVDAFVNDDSPEAYVKMVDRLLKSKHYGERMAMWWLDLARYSDTDGFQQDSTRTNWPWRDWVVQSFNENKPFDQFTVEQFAGDLLPKSTPEQQLATCFHRNHMTNGEGGRDPEESRIDYVIDRVNTTGTVWLGLTLGCCQCHSHKFDPISQADYYSLFAFFNSIDEDGKAGSRAKPYLKFKSPLVERAIKEAEQVVQERKPLEAAARKQAEAEFEPWLKEQIQKVKQHDFQSWYQPQIDGLSSVEGTVLKQEAEGIIQTSGPTPRQDDYRLIASTQLPRITGLRLEVFPHPSHTDGKLSRGKTGEFILTDVKLQVRREGSSQLRDIEIASAVADVEKEAKGRNYGKIKDTLDDDPRNGWTTETYSARQQHTAVFALAEPLVLEPGEELIFVMLHRSTEGDANIGRFRLLLTDQPGQAVRSLDPMPLEALAQAKVKEPAQLDPKLRKRLLEQFLVDHADYQRRKTELDRANAQLAQVKKAAGELSVMVLAERKEPRKTYVLERGVWDKHGKEVSRSVPEAILPLPAEKTKDRLDLAQWLVAEQNPLTARVVVNHLWQLCFGTGLVRTPGDFGLQGERPTHPELLDWLAVELMEHDWDLQHILKLIVTSRTYQQQSDVTPELLTRDPENRLLARGARFRLPSWMIHDAALQASGLLNPAQGGPPVMPYQPPGVWAEMFMGRFNYEPSQGAAQYRRSLYAFWRRSSAPTFLFDSAQRRVCEVKPRRTNTPLQALTLLNDVTILESSRELARTAIQEEQTPAERIDFIARRILSRTLTAREQSVLAREYEQSRAYYQSHPEAALQLLDVGQPPAKNKVAPDELASWMVVASMIFNLDEAITHE is encoded by the coding sequence ATGCCTGACTTGCTCAAACCACTCATCATGGTGTCTGCCCTGTTTCTGACGGGGAAGATCTGTGCGGCGGAGGACGTGAATTTCAGCCGCGACGTGCTGCCGATCCTTTCAGATCGCTGTTTTCACTGTCATGGTCCCGATCCCAATCATCGCGAAGCTGGCTTGAGGCTGGATCTGCGCGAAGCGGCGACGGAGAATCGGGACGGCACGACAGCGGTGGTGCCGGGCAAACCGCAAGAGAGTGAATTGCTGGCGCGCATCAGCACCAGTGACAGCGACCTCTTAATGCCGCCCATCGATTCGCATCGCAAGCCACTCACGAAGCCGCAGATTGAGACGATTCGTAAATGGATTCAACAGGGGGCGCAGTGGGGACGGCACTGGTCGTTTGAGTCGCCGACCAAGGTGAAATTCAACGCGGAAGAAACAAAGCAGCATCCGGTCGATGTGCTGGTGCAGCGGAAACTGGCTGCAGAGGGGCTGTCGCTCTCCCCGGCTGCGTCAAAGCGAACGCTGATCCGCCGGGTCTCGTTTGATCTGACGGGGCTGCCTCCCACGCCAGCCGAAGTCGACGCGTTTGTGAATGATGATTCGCCGGAGGCCTATGTGAAGATGGTGGACCGTCTGCTGAAATCAAAACATTACGGCGAGCGGATGGCGATGTGGTGGCTGGATCTGGCCCGCTATTCAGATACGGACGGGTTTCAGCAGGATTCGACCCGCACCAACTGGCCCTGGCGGGACTGGGTCGTGCAGTCGTTCAATGAGAACAAGCCCTTCGATCAGTTTACGGTCGAGCAGTTTGCCGGCGACCTCTTGCCGAAGTCGACTCCCGAGCAGCAGCTGGCGACCTGTTTCCATCGGAATCACATGACCAACGGCGAAGGGGGACGCGACCCGGAAGAGTCGCGGATCGATTACGTCATCGATCGGGTGAATACGACGGGGACTGTCTGGCTGGGGCTGACGCTGGGCTGCTGCCAGTGTCACTCGCACAAATTCGATCCCATTTCGCAGGCCGATTATTACAGCCTGTTCGCCTTCTTCAACAGTATTGATGAGGACGGCAAAGCGGGGAGCCGGGCGAAGCCTTATCTGAAGTTTAAATCACCGCTGGTGGAACGGGCGATCAAAGAAGCAGAGCAGGTCGTGCAGGAACGGAAGCCGCTGGAAGCCGCGGCCCGCAAGCAGGCGGAAGCGGAGTTCGAACCATGGCTAAAGGAGCAGATCCAAAAAGTCAAACAACACGATTTTCAGTCCTGGTATCAGCCGCAGATTGACGGACTGAGTTCGGTGGAAGGGACGGTGTTGAAACAGGAAGCCGAGGGCATCATCCAGACGAGTGGTCCCACGCCGCGCCAGGATGATTATCGGCTGATTGCTTCCACACAACTGCCACGGATTACCGGACTGCGGCTGGAGGTCTTTCCGCATCCATCGCACACGGATGGAAAACTGTCCCGGGGGAAAACCGGTGAATTCATTCTGACCGATGTCAAACTGCAGGTGCGTCGCGAGGGGAGTTCCCAGTTGCGCGACATCGAAATTGCCTCCGCGGTGGCTGATGTCGAAAAGGAAGCCAAGGGACGCAACTACGGCAAGATTAAAGACACGCTGGACGACGATCCCCGTAATGGCTGGACGACGGAGACCTACTCGGCCCGCCAGCAGCATACGGCAGTGTTTGCACTGGCGGAACCACTTGTGCTGGAGCCTGGCGAAGAACTGATTTTTGTGATGCTGCATCGCTCCACCGAGGGGGATGCGAACATTGGTCGGTTCCGACTGCTGCTGACTGATCAGCCGGGGCAGGCGGTACGGTCGCTCGATCCGATGCCGCTGGAAGCGCTGGCTCAGGCGAAGGTGAAAGAGCCGGCCCAGCTGGATCCGAAGTTACGGAAGCGACTGCTGGAACAGTTCCTGGTGGACCATGCCGATTACCAGCGACGGAAGACGGAGCTGGACCGGGCGAATGCCCAGCTGGCGCAGGTCAAAAAAGCGGCCGGGGAACTGTCGGTGATGGTGCTGGCCGAACGGAAAGAGCCGCGGAAAACATATGTGCTGGAGCGGGGTGTCTGGGACAAGCATGGTAAAGAAGTTTCCCGCTCGGTGCCGGAAGCGATCCTGCCCCTGCCTGCTGAGAAAACGAAAGACCGGCTGGACCTGGCGCAGTGGCTGGTGGCGGAACAGAACCCGTTGACGGCGCGGGTGGTGGTGAACCATCTCTGGCAGCTCTGTTTTGGCACCGGGCTGGTGCGGACGCCGGGCGATTTTGGTCTGCAGGGAGAACGCCCGACACATCCCGAACTGCTGGACTGGCTGGCCGTAGAATTAATGGAACATGACTGGGATCTGCAACACATTCTGAAACTGATCGTCACCAGCCGAACGTATCAGCAGCAAAGCGACGTCACTCCCGAGTTGCTGACCCGCGATCCGGAGAACCGCTTGCTGGCCCGCGGTGCCCGCTTCCGTCTGCCCAGCTGGATGATTCACGATGCAGCCCTGCAGGCCAGCGGACTGCTGAACCCGGCACAGGGAGGCCCGCCGGTGATGCCTTATCAACCGCCGGGTGTCTGGGCCGAGATGTTCATGGGACGTTTTAATTACGAACCGAGTCAGGGGGCGGCCCAATACCGCAGGAGCCTGTATGCGTTCTGGCGACGTTCGAGTGCACCGACGTTTCTGTTTGACAGTGCCCAGCGGCGGGTCTGCGAAGTGAAGCCGCGGCGGACGAATACTCCGCTGCAGGCGCTGACCCTGTTGAACGACGTGACGATTCTGGAATCCTCACGTGAGCTGGCACGGACTGCGATTCAAGAGGAGCAGACGCCGGCTGAGCGGATTGATTTCATCGCACGGCGGATTCTGTCCCGTACCCTGACTGCCCGGGAGCAGAGCGTGCTGGCGCGGGAATATGAGCAGTCGCGCGCTTATTATCAGAGTCACCCCGAGGCAGCGCTGCAACTGCTTGATGTAGGACAGCCGCCGGCAAAAAACAAAGTGGCACCGGATGAGCTGGCATCCTGGATGGTGGTTGCGAGCATGATCTTTAACCTGGATGAGGCGATTACCCATGAATGA